Proteins found in one Actinomycetes bacterium genomic segment:
- a CDS encoding N-acetylmuramoyl-L-alanine amidase, producing the protein MHRSTPDPARHRRLALAGLSVVLALTVVAVPDLAVQRPRTTGAGAVRDIPLSFASGTGTGRLAARTPLALRGARGRPGAWLSDPVGAGPARLAGLSWARRPDGPWARPGSARTWLRSRSAAGVWSSWQPMEPDDHEPDPADPQPRPDRVFTEGVWLPAGTGALQVRVELPRGAPASVERLAAHLVAPDLAPAPGTEAGPGGAVAMTRQPPIITRASWGADERLRHGRPRYASSVHAAFVHHTVQANTYSKAESAALVRADYLYHVKTRGWDDIGYNFLVDRFGQVFEGRYGGVDQPVVGACNAGFNTGTSCVAMLGTFTAARPPGPMVAAVTGLLAWKLDLTHVDPLSTTVLTSSGGGTSKYKKGTRVRLRTISGHRDTSYTSCPGDAAYGMLPGLRAAVGRTGLPKIYGGAPSAGAVDPLAASAVTVAPRFSQDVRWSAWVAAADGRVLRRWSGSGRSARIVWNGRDAVGDAAPAGRAALTVTATAGGVPARPLTVGLAVRGPVAAVPPLPDGTRVAGSPPRRVLGGAVWTYAGPGEAAADAGPGPAVRPRTRAALRGLTQPLAGLPDGALAREASGAVWAVADGQRRAVTDAASFTAHGYQPSAVRAARDADLARLPVGAPLGAGDPWPDGTLAASGDRLWRVEDGLARPVLPAAAPTWRARTAPALAGSGVAAITRYRPGPVLGFPDGTLLRTIDDGKAWVVAEGRRRRLPSRAVLTGLGYHPGAIRPVRPAEVRANPPGPALAAVSPPPSGALLKVGGSHWLVVGRSRLAVPGAVLGSLRLRPQPVSARRLAQLGPARLSYGAGTYVRGARGGVYAVSGGLLRPVSGAAVLLTGVRPERLAVLSAASAGVLPLGPLVGPAAPYPDETLWRTEDGTVWRVEGGRRRPVSTSAAASWTVAVAARPVRSTSASFAALPAGPLLGFRDGALVRDAATLSVYAIAGGQRRHVISAAVLDRLGLPASRVVLAAPEAVMATPPGPDLR; encoded by the coding sequence GTGCACCGGTCCACGCCCGACCCGGCCCGCCACCGCCGCTTGGCGCTCGCCGGCCTCTCCGTCGTGCTCGCTCTCACTGTCGTCGCCGTCCCCGACCTCGCCGTCCAGCGCCCGCGCACGACAGGCGCGGGCGCGGTCAGGGACATACCCCTGTCGTTCGCGTCCGGCACCGGCACCGGCCGGCTCGCCGCCCGCACCCCGCTGGCGCTGCGAGGCGCCCGGGGCCGGCCCGGCGCCTGGCTGTCGGACCCGGTCGGTGCCGGCCCGGCCCGCCTGGCCGGGCTGTCGTGGGCGCGGCGCCCGGACGGGCCCTGGGCCCGGCCCGGCAGCGCCCGGACCTGGCTCCGCTCCCGGTCCGCGGCGGGCGTGTGGTCGTCCTGGCAGCCGATGGAGCCCGACGACCACGAGCCCGATCCCGCCGACCCCCAGCCCCGCCCGGACCGGGTGTTCACCGAGGGCGTCTGGCTCCCGGCCGGCACCGGTGCACTGCAGGTGCGGGTCGAGCTGCCCCGTGGCGCTCCTGCCAGCGTCGAGCGGCTCGCCGCCCACCTCGTCGCTCCGGACCTGGCCCCGGCCCCGGGGACCGAGGCCGGGCCGGGCGGGGCGGTCGCGATGACCCGGCAGCCGCCCATCATCACCCGCGCCAGCTGGGGCGCTGACGAGCGCCTGCGCCACGGCCGGCCCCGCTACGCCAGCAGCGTGCACGCGGCCTTCGTGCACCACACCGTCCAGGCCAACACCTATTCCAAGGCCGAGAGCGCGGCTCTGGTCCGGGCCGACTACCTCTACCACGTGAAGACCAGAGGCTGGGACGACATCGGCTACAACTTCCTGGTGGACCGCTTCGGCCAGGTCTTCGAGGGCCGCTACGGCGGGGTCGACCAGCCGGTGGTGGGGGCGTGCAACGCCGGGTTCAACACCGGGACGAGCTGCGTGGCGATGCTCGGCACCTTCACGGCCGCCAGGCCGCCCGGGCCGATGGTCGCCGCGGTCACCGGCCTGCTGGCCTGGAAGCTCGACCTCACCCACGTCGACCCGCTGAGCACGACCGTGCTGACCAGCTCGGGCGGGGGCACCTCCAAGTACAAGAAGGGCACCCGGGTGCGCCTCCGGACCATCAGCGGTCACCGCGACACCTCCTACACCAGCTGCCCCGGCGACGCGGCCTACGGCATGCTGCCCGGCCTGCGCGCGGCCGTCGGGCGGACCGGCCTGCCCAAGATCTACGGCGGCGCGCCGAGCGCCGGCGCGGTGGACCCGCTGGCCGCGTCCGCGGTCACCGTGGCGCCCAGGTTCAGCCAGGACGTGCGCTGGAGCGCCTGGGTGGCCGCGGCCGACGGGCGGGTCCTGCGCCGCTGGTCGGGGTCGGGCCGCTCGGCGCGGATCGTGTGGAACGGCCGTGACGCGGTCGGCGACGCCGCGCCCGCGGGCCGTGCCGCGCTCACCGTGACCGCCACCGCCGGCGGCGTGCCCGCCCGGCCTCTCACCGTGGGCTTGGCCGTGCGTGGCCCGGTCGCCGCCGTGCCGCCGCTGCCGGACGGGACCCGGGTGGCCGGCTCCCCGCCCCGGCGGGTGCTCGGCGGCGCGGTGTGGACCTACGCCGGCCCGGGTGAGGCGGCTGCCGACGCCGGGCCCGGGCCGGCCGTCCGGCCCCGGACCCGGGCCGCCCTGCGGGGACTCACCCAGCCGCTCGCCGGCCTTCCCGACGGTGCCCTGGCCCGCGAGGCGAGCGGGGCGGTATGGGCGGTTGCCGACGGGCAGCGGCGGGCGGTCACCGACGCCGCCTCGTTCACCGCTCACGGCTACCAGCCCTCGGCCGTGCGCGCTGCCCGGGACGCCGACCTCGCCCGCCTGCCGGTGGGCGCGCCGCTGGGCGCCGGCGACCCCTGGCCCGACGGGACCCTGGCCGCCAGCGGCGACCGGCTCTGGCGGGTCGAGGACGGGCTGGCCCGGCCGGTCCTGCCCGCCGCCGCGCCCACCTGGCGCGCCCGCACCGCGCCCGCCCTGGCCGGGTCCGGGGTGGCCGCGATCACGCGCTACCGTCCTGGCCCCGTGCTCGGCTTCCCGGACGGCACGCTGCTGCGCACCATCGACGACGGCAAGGCCTGGGTGGTGGCCGAGGGCAGGCGCAGGCGCCTGCCCTCCCGCGCGGTGCTCACCGGGCTGGGCTACCACCCGGGCGCGATCCGGCCGGTCCGCCCGGCCGAGGTGCGCGCCAACCCGCCCGGGCCGGCGCTGGCCGCCGTCTCCCCGCCGCCCTCGGGGGCGCTGCTCAAGGTGGGCGGCAGCCACTGGCTGGTGGTCGGCCGCAGCCGCCTGGCCGTGCCCGGGGCGGTGCTCGGGTCGCTGCGGCTGCGGCCCCAGCCGGTCTCGGCGCGGCGGCTCGCCCAGCTCGGCCCGGCCCGGCTCTCCTACGGCGCCGGCACCTACGTCCGCGGCGCTCGTGGCGGCGTCTACGCCGTGTCGGGCGGGCTGCTCCGCCCGGTGTCGGGCGCTGCCGTGCTGCTGACCGGGGTCAGGCCGGAGAGGCTGGCGGTCCTGTCGGCCGCGTCCGCCGGCGTGCTGCCGCTCGGGCCGCTGGTCGGCCCGGCCGCGCCGTACCCCGACGAGACCCTGTGGCGGACCGAGGACGGGACGGTCTGGCGGGTGGAGGGTGGCCGCAGGCGGCCGGTGTCGACCTCGGCGGCCGCCTCCTGGACGGTCGCGGTCGCCGCCCGGCCGGTGCGCTCGACCTCCGCCTCGTTCGCGGCCCTGCCGGCCGGTCCCCTCCTGGGGTTCCGGGACGGCGCGCTGGTCCGTGACGCGGCCACCCTGTCGGTCTACGCGATCGCCGGCGGCCAGCGCCGCCACGTCATCTCCGCCGCGGTCCTGGACCGGCTCGGCCTGCCTGCCTCCCGGGTCGTCCTGGCCGCCCCCGAGGCGGTCATGGCCACCCCGCCAGGCCCCGACCTGCGCTGA
- a CDS encoding SpoIID/LytB domain-containing protein, with amino-acid sequence MSQRSQRWRRYWTGALGLVLLVALVGAAPLPGLGGAPGARPAAAMGGAPSAWRFDGGGYGHGIGMSQYGSYGMGLRGARAGAILGFYYRGTRVRRAALPSAVRVGVLQAWRDPSTGRRLGRVLVRGRPVRGVRSSSGAFTAVGVDKRGRRTARRLAGGVTYSVRPQAGGTSVFRGVQRVFGPSRAGTGVSLRFQSGVRVPALLVLPQAGRTLRWGRLDIGLVRQGTAVRPRAVAIMSFNAYLRGLAEVPSSWPAETLKAQAIAARSYALATMRAAGQHRGRRSWDGCDCGVYADTRDQHWAGWAKERGPGGARWVAAVRSTDRLVVTWRSRVVHAFYSSSSGGHTASTTSWGGPNLPYFPARRDPDDRARGRNPNHRWRATRTAAAVSAALRGYGVGRVLALRVRSADVSGRVRAVEVRGTRRTVVVPGGTFRYLLRLRSTKFAIRAG; translated from the coding sequence ATGTCCCAGCGTTCCCAGCGGTGGCGCCGGTACTGGACCGGCGCTCTGGGTCTCGTCCTGCTGGTCGCGCTGGTCGGCGCCGCGCCGCTGCCCGGCCTCGGCGGCGCCCCGGGAGCCCGTCCCGCCGCCGCCATGGGCGGCGCGCCCTCCGCCTGGCGCTTCGACGGCGGCGGCTACGGGCACGGGATCGGGATGAGCCAGTACGGGTCCTACGGCATGGGCCTGCGGGGCGCGCGGGCCGGCGCCATCCTCGGCTTCTACTACCGGGGGACCAGGGTCCGGCGGGCCGCCCTGCCGTCGGCCGTGCGGGTCGGGGTGCTGCAGGCATGGCGCGACCCGAGCACCGGCCGGCGCCTCGGCCGGGTGCTCGTCCGCGGCCGGCCGGTCCGCGGGGTCCGGTCGTCCAGCGGCGCGTTCACCGCCGTCGGAGTGGACAAGCGGGGCCGGCGCACGGCACGGCGCCTGGCCGGCGGGGTGACCTACTCGGTGCGCCCCCAGGCGGGCGGCACCTCGGTGTTCAGGGGCGTGCAGCGGGTGTTCGGGCCGAGCAGGGCGGGCACCGGGGTCAGCCTGCGCTTCCAGTCCGGGGTGCGGGTGCCCGCCCTGCTCGTGCTGCCCCAGGCAGGCAGGACGCTGCGCTGGGGCCGCCTCGACATCGGGCTGGTCCGCCAGGGGACCGCCGTCCGGCCCCGCGCGGTGGCCATCATGTCGTTCAACGCCTACCTGCGCGGCCTGGCCGAGGTGCCGAGCTCCTGGCCGGCCGAGACGCTCAAGGCCCAGGCGATCGCGGCCCGCAGCTACGCGCTGGCCACCATGCGCGCGGCCGGCCAGCACCGGGGGCGGCGGAGCTGGGACGGCTGCGACTGCGGGGTGTACGCCGACACCAGAGACCAGCACTGGGCCGGCTGGGCCAAGGAGCGCGGGCCAGGTGGCGCCCGCTGGGTCGCGGCGGTCCGCTCCACCGACAGGCTGGTGGTCACCTGGCGGTCGCGGGTCGTGCACGCCTTCTACTCGTCGTCGTCGGGCGGCCACACCGCCAGCACCACGAGCTGGGGCGGCCCGAACCTGCCCTACTTCCCGGCCCGCCGCGACCCCGACGACCGGGCCAGGGGCCGCAACCCCAACCACCGCTGGCGGGCGACCAGGACGGCGGCGGCCGTCTCGGCGGCGCTGCGGGGCTACGGCGTGGGCCGGGTGCTCGCCCTGCGGGTGCGGTCGGCGGACGTGTCCGGCCGGGTCCGCGCCGTCGAGGTCCGCGGGACCAGGCGCACGGTCGTGGTGCCGGGCGGCACCTTCCGCTACCTGCTGCGGCTCAGGTCCACGAAGTTCGCCATCCGGGCCGGGTAG
- a CDS encoding DapH/DapD/GlmU-related protein → MFREPIDRQLRREREVSLLSSWRGRLRYELRYRIPVSVGSPTVIDDPRRLQFRNDGHLRIGIGSFGLTTSKDVTVIRIRPGASFVVNGQVNLHRGSRIVVDAGQLEIGHQTMINGLTKVLVNAGVRIGSGCNISWNVQILDTDFHSVYVDGEPLPHTAPIDIGDRVWIGTSALVLKGVTIGDGAVVAAGSVVTRDVPPKTLVAGVPAKPVRQVEHWQ, encoded by the coding sequence ATGTTCCGTGAGCCGATCGACCGGCAGCTCCGCCGCGAGCGGGAGGTGTCCCTGCTGTCGAGCTGGCGCGGCCGCCTCCGCTACGAGCTGCGCTACCGCATCCCGGTGTCGGTGGGCTCCCCCACGGTCATCGACGACCCGCGCCGGCTCCAGTTCCGCAACGACGGCCACCTGCGCATCGGCATCGGCAGCTTCGGCCTGACCACGAGCAAGGACGTCACCGTGATCCGGATCCGGCCCGGCGCCAGCTTCGTGGTCAACGGCCAGGTCAACCTGCACCGCGGCTCCCGCATCGTGGTGGACGCCGGGCAGCTCGAGATCGGCCACCAGACGATGATCAACGGGCTGACCAAGGTCCTGGTCAACGCCGGCGTCCGCATCGGCTCGGGTTGCAACATCTCGTGGAACGTGCAGATCCTTGACACCGACTTCCACTCGGTCTACGTCGACGGCGAGCCGCTGCCCCACACCGCGCCGATCGACATCGGCGACCGGGTCTGGATCGGGACCAGCGCGCTGGTGCTCAAGGGGGTGACCATCGGTGATGGCGCGGTCGTGGCGGCGGGATCGGTGGTCACCCGCGACGTGCCCCCCAAGACCCTGGTCGCCGGGGTCCCGGCCAAGCCGGTCAGGCAGGTCGAGCACTGGCAGTGA
- a CDS encoding class I SAM-dependent methyltransferase, which produces MSRPAAPDPPVRDRERLAPYVPLLVRYGPVLQLGCGRGALLRLLAEAGVRARGVEPDQAAAAEARRLGQDVETVGVLEYLEADPVPGPFRAVVCVGLVERLSPGEALRVLAGARRVLAPGGRLVVATANPASWLVLTHRFWRDPASARLYDVRLLEYLCGRAGFVVERSAANPADHPAPPPEALGGPEPAVHPGLTSAIAEAAARVRSGLDHRHRELPGGDAHDPAWAFELVHAVKTLADRLSETQEGLRDLDRAHRKLARGLYQPAEVYVVARAPVPRPAAGPRDSGGGAAGAGGAGAGGGGTAEAGGGEEGA; this is translated from the coding sequence GTGAGCCGGCCCGCCGCACCTGACCCGCCGGTCCGCGACCGCGAGCGGCTCGCACCCTACGTGCCCTTGCTGGTCCGCTACGGCCCGGTGCTGCAGCTCGGCTGCGGCCGGGGCGCGCTGCTCCGCCTGCTCGCCGAGGCCGGCGTGCGCGCCAGGGGCGTCGAGCCCGACCAGGCCGCGGCGGCCGAGGCCCGCCGCCTCGGCCAGGACGTGGAGACCGTCGGGGTGCTCGAGTACCTGGAGGCCGACCCGGTGCCCGGGCCGTTCCGGGCGGTGGTCTGCGTCGGCCTGGTCGAGCGGCTGTCACCCGGCGAGGCGCTGCGGGTGCTCGCCGGCGCCCGCCGGGTGCTCGCCCCCGGCGGGCGGCTCGTGGTCGCCACCGCCAACCCCGCGTCCTGGCTCGTGCTGACCCACCGGTTCTGGCGCGACCCGGCCAGCGCCCGCCTGTACGACGTGCGGCTGCTCGAGTACCTGTGCGGGCGGGCCGGGTTCGTGGTCGAGCGCTCGGCCGCCAACCCGGCCGACCACCCCGCGCCGCCGCCCGAGGCGCTCGGCGGCCCGGAGCCGGCCGTGCACCCCGGGCTCACCTCCGCCATCGCCGAGGCGGCGGCGCGGGTCCGCTCAGGCCTCGACCACCGGCACCGGGAGCTGCCCGGCGGGGACGCCCACGACCCCGCGTGGGCCTTCGAGCTCGTCCACGCGGTCAAGACCCTGGCCGACCGGCTCAGCGAGACCCAGGAGGGCCTGCGCGACCTGGACCGCGCCCACCGCAAGCTGGCCCGCGGCCTGTACCAGCCGGCCGAGGTGTACGTGGTCGCCCGGGCCCCCGTGCCCCGGCCCGCTGCTGGTCCGCGCGACTCAGGCGGCGGGGCCGCCGGGGCCGGTGGCGCCGGGGCCGGTGGCGGCGGGACCGCCGAGGCCGGAGGCGGCGAGGAAGGCGCGTAG
- a CDS encoding class I SAM-dependent methyltransferase codes for MREKRSLQLAYSELQDRMLDEESRLAKAAKIAAVVQHFLGRSSLEGLRLLDIGCSAGIVAHDLTRRGAAAIGIDVDVPGLAKAQASFGKEVAFLCADAERLPLASGEIDVVVFNQIYEHVVDPVPVAAEIRRVLAPGGVAYLGLANRLGVIEPHYKLPFLSWLPRPLAHRYIRATGKADRYHERLLTRPGLRRLFGDLDVWDYTFPVLAEPDRFEARDVVPPLVHRLPGRAMRAVAPLIPQYIWIATRAPQRPLGGAVAVPPLHLGTLRAG; via the coding sequence ATGAGGGAGAAGCGCAGCCTGCAGCTCGCCTACTCCGAGCTGCAAGACCGTATGCTGGACGAGGAGAGCCGGCTGGCCAAGGCGGCCAAGATCGCTGCGGTGGTGCAGCACTTCCTCGGTCGGAGCTCGCTCGAGGGACTGCGGCTGCTCGACATCGGCTGCTCGGCCGGCATCGTCGCGCACGACTTGACCCGCCGCGGCGCGGCCGCGATCGGCATCGACGTCGACGTGCCCGGGCTCGCCAAGGCGCAGGCGTCGTTTGGCAAGGAGGTCGCCTTCCTGTGCGCCGACGCCGAGCGCCTGCCGTTGGCCTCCGGTGAGATCGACGTCGTGGTGTTCAACCAGATCTACGAGCATGTCGTCGACCCGGTCCCGGTCGCGGCCGAGATCCGGCGTGTCCTCGCCCCGGGCGGCGTCGCCTACCTGGGCCTGGCCAACCGGCTCGGCGTGATCGAGCCGCACTACAAGCTGCCGTTTCTCTCCTGGCTGCCGCGCCCCCTGGCTCACCGCTACATTCGGGCCACCGGCAAGGCCGACCGCTACCACGAGCGCCTCCTCACCCGTCCCGGGCTGCGGCGGCTGTTCGGCGACCTGGACGTGTGGGACTACACGTTCCCGGTGCTGGCCGAGCCCGACCGGTTCGAAGCCCGCGACGTGGTCCCCCCGCTGGTCCACCGGCTGCCCGGTCGGGCCATGCGAGCGGTCGCGCCGCTCATCCCTCAGTACATCTGGATCGCCACCAGGGCCCCGCAGCGACCGCTCGGGGGGGCGGTCGCTGTCCCGCCGCTCCACCTCGGCACGCTTCGCGCCGGCTGA